CCCTGGGCCGCATCAGCGCGGCCCTGGGCGGCACGTACCGCCGGAGCCTTCTGGCCAAGGCCCCGCTGCGGCGCATGCTCACCGCTCACCCCCTGGGGGGCAACGCCATGAGCGACAACCCGGCCACCGGCGTGGTCAACGACCGGGGCGAGGTGTGGGGCCACCCCGGGCTGTACGTGGCCGACGGGTCGGTCATGCCCGGGCCCCTGGCTGCCAACCCCGCGTTGACCATCGCCGCCCTCGCCGAACGCACCGCCCACTGGATGGTCCACGGCCGCGAGGCCTCCTAGGAGGCTGGTGGCTAAACCCTCCCCAGGCGGCCGACCGCCCCGTTCGCGGCTCGGCGACATTGCAAAGGTGCTGGTCAGGGGCAGGTCGGCCGCTCGGCGCGAAGCGCCGATCGCGAAAGACACCAGCCTCCTAGCACCAACCCCGGTCGTCGTTCGACCTGGTGTGCCAAACGCGCCACTCTTGGCGCGTTTGGCACAGGTACGGGTGGGGGCCCGGTGGGGCGTCGCCTACACGACGACCAGGTTGGCCTCGGTGGCCCCTTTGACGGCACTCACGGGTACGGACCGGTCGAAGGTGACGAACCGGCCCTGGCGGCTGGTGGCCAGGGCCAGCAGGTAGGCGTCGGTCACCTGCCGGGGACCATGGAGCCGAGTGCGGTCGACCACTGCCTCGTCGAGCACGCTCAGGTCGCAGGCCCAGAACCGGTGGTGGGGTTGGGCGGTGGCCCGGGCCAGCATCCGGACGGCCTCAGCCGGCGTCGTGGGGCCGGGGTAGTTGGGCTGGCTGAGGATGCGAACGAGCCCGTTCTCGGTGATGGGGCACGAGGCCCAGCCCGTCTCGATCTCGGCCTCCAGCCAGGCCCGGGCCCGCCCGTGGTCGACGTGGTCGCGATCGAGCAGGGCGATCAGCACGTTGACGTCGAGGAGCGCCCTCACGCGCTCATCCTTCGACGAGCTCTTCTCGCAGCCTGTCGATGAGTGCGTTGGAGACGGCCTCGCCGCGCCGGGGCAAGGGCTCGAACCCGAGGAACGACGCGTCCTCGGCCCCCGTGCGAGCCGCCGGGGAGCCCGTCAGGGCCTGGCGGGCCAGGTCGGATACGACTTCGCCGATCGTGCGGTGTTCGCGGCGCGCCCGCTCCTTCACGGCCAGCAGCACGTCGTCGTCGATCTGTAACGTGGTGCGCATGCATCTGATGCTAACACATCAGCGTAAGTGGCGGGAACCAGCGGCTCGTCGGGCGCCGTCAAAGGGGCGGACGACGACGAGGAGGTCGGGACATGCGCCGGTTGACGGTTGGTCTGACGGTGGGGGCGTTGGCGGTGGGACTGTCGGCCGGGCCGGCCCTGGCCTGTGGGGGCCTGATCGGGCGCAACGGCTCGGTCAACCTCGTGCGGACGACGACCCTGGCCGCCTACCACGACGGGGTGGAGCACTACGTCACCTCCTTCGAGTTCGCGGGGGCGGGAGGGGAGTTCGGCTCGATCATCCCCCTGCCCGACGTGCCCAGCGACGTGCAGCGGGGCGGGGACTGGACCCTGCAACGGCTGGTGCGCGAGGTCCGGCCCCCGCTCGCCCCGGTAGCGTTGGCCCGGGCCACGGCGGCCGAAAGCGCCGACCGGGCCGAGGTGCTCCTGGAGACCCGCATCGACGCCCTCGACCTGACCGTGCTGCGGGGCGGCGCCCAGGCCGTGGGCCGGTGGGCCACCGACCACGGCTTCCTCCTCACCCCCGATGCCCCCGAGGTGCTGGAGTTCTACGCCCAGCGCAGCCCCATCTTCCTGGCCGCCCGCTTCGACGCCGACGCCGCCCGCCAGCGGGGTGTGGCCCTGGGCGACGGCACCCCCGTCCACCTGACCATCCCGACCGACAACCCGTGGGTGCCCCTGCGCATCCTCGCCCTGGGCCGCCAGCCGGCCGAGCGGGTGGACGCGGACGTCTTCCTGTTGACCCCCAACCGCCCGGTGCTGCTGCCCGGCAACGACGCCCCGGGCATGACCCTGGAGCGCCAGGAGCGGGCCTCGGCCGGCCTGCTGGCCGACCTGCGCTCGGACAAGGGGATGGAGTGGGTGCCCGAGTCGGCGTGGCTCACCTACCTGCGGGTGCAGGCCGCCCCGGCCGAGCTGACCTACGACCTGGCCGTGGACGCCTCCGGGGCCGGCCAACCGTCGCGCACAGCCGCCGGGCTCGACCTGCCGGCGGGGGCCGCCTTCGAAGCCGGTGGGGACGGGGGCGGGGGGCTGCCGTGGCTGCTGCTGGCCGGCGGCGGGCTGGCCCTGCTCGTCCTGCTGGCCGCCGTGGCCTGGGTGGCCACCGGCAACCGCCCCGGCGGTTCGCCCTCACCCGGCCCGGGGGCCGTAGCCCGGTGATCTCCCGGCGGGCGACCCACGTCGCCTCGGTCCTGGCCGTCGCCCTGCTCCTGGCCGGCTGCGCCGGGGCGGGGGCGGGGGAGGCGGACGGGCCCGCTACGGGCGGCGGTCCCGACGTCCGCACGGTGGTGCTCGACATGCGCTGGTCGCGGTTCTCCCAGACCGAGCTCAAGGTGCGGGCCGGGGAGACGATCAGGTTCGTTGTCCGCAACCACGACCCCATCCCCCACGAGCTCATCGTGGGCGACCAGGCCGTGCACGACTACCACGAGCAGGGGACCGAGCTGCACCACCGGGGCCGGCCCGGCGAGGTCTCGGTGGCCGCCGGGGCCACGGCCGAGACCCGCTACACCTTCATCCAGCCCGGCACCCTGCTGTTCGGCTGCCACCTCCCCGGCCACTGGGCCTACGGCATGCAGGGCGTCATCAGGGTCGTCTGACGGTGGGCCTAACCCCACGAAACCCGCGCGGTTTTCGTGGGCGTTTCGCCCACGAAACCCGCGCGGGTTTTCGGGTTTGGTCGGTGGTGGCCCGTGGGATGCGAACAACGCCGGTCACGTTCGTGATCTTCGATCTGCTGTGGGCGGGAGTCGGCGGGGCCGGCGGGCGGCTCGCCGAAGCGGTGCCATCAGCTCGTGGTTGCGAACCGGATTGGGGCTGTCCCGTGAGCCGGTTGAAGGCGGGCGCCCGAGCCGCCCGCGAGGACGACCCTCAAAGGATCGCTGCCGCCAGGCTGCCGAACACGAACCATCCGACCCAGGCCAGGAAGTAGGCAAGCGTCCAACGGTCACCTGGCCCGGCATGGGCGGCGAGGTACCAGCAGACAGGGCCGGCCAAGCCCAGAAGCAGGGCGCTCCAGATCATGAAGTGGCGCAGGGGGGCCGGTCCGTTCACGGGATAGGACGTGAAGACCATCGCCGCGAGCACACCCCATACCGTGCCAAGGACGAACACGACGACCCTCCCGAGGGCCATTGCCCCTCGGGCGGGCGTGCCTTCAGCGATCCTCTCGCTCCACGGTTCACTTCCTCAATGTCAGTCGCATGCGCCAACGCCGTGGTCGGGAAGGGCCAACCCCAGCACCCCAGCGTCCACCTGTTCCTTCTGGACGAGCAGGTGCGTTTGGCCCCGTGATCGTAGTAGGCCTCGAAAGCGGGAAACCAGCTCTTCTTCCCGATCAGCAGATGCCTCCGCTGGACATCGGGAGGACATCGAGGTCTGCCGAGATCTTCAAGCGACTGAGGAGCGGGATCCCCTGAGCCAGGCTGTTCCCGATCGCGAAGTCGAACGAGACGATGCCGCTTGGGTCAGTCTCGGCCGGACCAGGTGCGGATCAGGGGGACGAGGTCGGGGAGCGAGGCGATGACGGCGTCGGGGACGACGGGGGTGGCGTCGGCGATGGCCGGGTTGGGGCGCAGGACGGCCCGTAGGCCGGCACCCTGGGCCCCGGTGATGTCGTCCCAGGGGCGGTCGCCGACGAACACGGCGCGGGCCGGGTCGGACACACCCACGGCGTCCAGGGCGGCCGCGAATGCAGTGGGATGCGGCTTCTGGAAGGGCAGCTCGCTGGTGTACAGGCGGGCGTCGATCAGCGAGGCCAGGCCGTCGCGTTCGAGGAACCGCTCGTGGAACGACCTCGGCCAGTGGGTGTTCGACAGCAGGCCGATGCGCACACCTTCGGCCCGCAGGGCGGACAGTGCGGGCGCGGCGTCGGGGTCGTGGCGGATGTGGGGCGTCCAGGCATCGAGATGGCGGACGGCCGCCTCCTCCAGCAGGGCCTCACCTACGTCCATGCCGAGGGCGGCGGTGGCCGCGGCCACTAGGTCGGCCAGGGTCCCGCTGCGCTGGTCGCCGGCCGTGCTGGCCCAAAAGTCGGCCTCGACGGCCACCAGGCGGGCACAGATCTCGTCCTCGTGGTCCCGGCCGGGGCTGAGGTGGCGAGCCGCCAGCCGCCAGGCGTCGACCAGCTCTACGGTGACGAACTCCGAGAGCGTGCCGCCCCAGTCGAAGATCACGGCCTCGACCGGCTGAGTGCCCATCGCTCACGAGACTAGCCATGGCCCGGGGCTGGTGGGCCTCGTGTTGCCAACGGTGCCAATGAGCGGACATGCCTGTAACTACACCCTTGTGACTTGTCACACCCCGGTGGTGAACTAGCGGGGTGAGCAGCGGGGCCCGACTCTGGCGGCGTTTCCCGGCCGACCTCTTCCGGTTCACCACCACCGACCTGCGCGACCTGCACGTCGCTTTGATGGCCGTCTTCGACGAGTCGGCGGTGGTGTCGCCCGCCCTGCGCGTCGACGACGTGCGGCGCGGCCTGCAAGCCGCCGGGTGGGACGAGCCCGTCGACGACGAGCGCCTCGACCACGCCCTTCGGTCCCTCGTCGGGTGGGGCCTGCTCGAGGTCACCCAGGACCACGGTGCCCGCTACGCCACTCCCGAGGAGTTCGAGCGTCGCAACCTCCAGTGGTCGCTCACCCCTCACGGCCAGGCCGCCATCGGGGGCGTCCAGCACGCGGCCGACGAGCTGAGGCGGGCCGTGAGCCTGCAGCCGGCCGTGCTCGACGCCATCGCCGACGGGCTGGGCGACCTGCACCGCCTGATGTCGTCCGACCCCCCTGGCCCGGCCGCCCAGGTCAACACCACCCTCTCGGCCGTCGAGTCCCACCTCGAGTCGCTGGTGAGCAGCGTCCGCCAGTTCAACACCCATCTCCAGCGCCTCCTGCGGGAGGACGCCACCGAAGACGAGGTCTTCCTCGACGTCAAGCGGCGCACGATCACCTACCTGGAGGACTACATCGCCGGCGTGGAGCGGCCCGCTCGCCGGGTGGCCGTAGCCATCGGCCGGGCGCAGGCCGAGGTCGGCGTGTCGGCCCTGCACGACCGGGCGCTGCTCGGGGCCAACCTGGCCCCCCTGGCCGGGGGAGACCCGGCGCCCGCCTGGCTGGAGGAGAGGGCCCGGCGGTGGGACGCCTTGGTGGCGTGGTTCGCCCCGGCCCGCGGTGAACCCCGGATCGCCTTGCTGGTCGGCGTCGGCCGCCAGGCCATCCTCCAGCTGCTGCGAGTCTTGGAGCGCCGCTTCGAGAGCCGGCGGCGGTCGTCTTCGATCGCCCAGGACTTCCGCACCCTGGCCCGTTGGTTCGCGGGCGCCGTCACCGACGACGAGGCCCACGAGCTGTTCGACGCCGCCTTCGGCATGTGGCCCGCCCGCCATGCCCACCTGGTGCTCGACGACGAGGAGGCCCGGGCCCCGGCCACGAGCTGGCTCGAGGCCCCGCCCGTGCCGGTGGCCCCGGCCTTGCGCACCTCGACCTCGCTCGTCAACCGCGGCCAGGCCAAGCCCGTGCCCGACGCGGCTGCCGTGCGGGCCCGGCGCCAGCGTGAGCAGGCCGAGGCGCTGGCTGATCACCAGTCGGTGCGGGCCGCGCTGGCGACCGGGGGGGCCGTCAACCTCGCCCGGTTCGGCCGCCTCGCGCCCGAGGCCTTCGCCGAGCTGCTGGTGCTGCTCTCCGATGCCCTGTCGGCCGTGCCCGCGGCCGACGGGTCCCGGCGGGCCATGAGCGCCGACGGCGGCGTCGAGATCGTCCTCACCGAGCCCCGCCCGGGTGCGGCCCCGGCCCGGCTGGCGACCGCCACGGGCGTGCTCACCGCGCCCGACTTCGCGGTCACGGTCACCCTGCTCGGTGCCTGGGCGGGCGAGCGCGAACGGCAGGTGGCCCGTGCCTGACACCTGGCTCCGGCCCGGCGCCCCGGCATCCGAGGCACTGGCGGCCGAGCGCTCGCTGGCCGTCCGGTACCTGCTGGCCCGCCCTTACCTGGTGGCCGAGGCCGACGCCGAGGCGTTCGCGCTCGTGGCCCGCCACCGGGGTTGGCTGGTCGAGTGGTTCGAGGACACCTGCGGCTGGGGCCTCACCGTCGACGTCCCGGGCCGTACCGCCCGCCTGGCCAAGCGCAGCGTCCGCCCCGACCCGACGCGTCCCGTCCGGCGCCACCGGGGCGCCAACACGGCCTTCGACCGCCGCCGCTACGAGCTGCTGGCCCGGCTGTGCGCCCATCTGGTCAACCACCGCACGACGACCATCGGCCTGCTGGCTCAGAACCTCGAGGTCGAGGGGGCAGGCGCGTTCCAGTCCGGGCTCCAGCGGGAGCGCTCGGCGTTCGTCGACGCCCTGCGCCTGCTGGCCTCGCTCGGGGTCGTGTCCTTCGAGGGCGGCGACGTAGAGGGCTACGTGGCCGACCGCCGGGGGAACGCGCTTGTCCTCGTCGATGCCGCCCGGCTCCACCAGTTGCTCGTGCCGCCCACCCCGGTGAGCCGGGCTTGCGGCACGACGACGGCCGCTGTCTCGGCCGCGCTGCGAGCCGAACCCCGCTACGGCCCCACCGGCCAGGGCACCGACCCGGATCTCGCAGCCGACTCGTACGGCGGCGAGCCCGACGATCTGGCGTACGCCGGCGGTCCCATCGGTCCGGTGGCCGACATCGATGCCGACACCGGGGGGCCCGATGCCGGCACCGGGGCCGGTACGGATGCCGATGCCGGCGGCCACGGGGCCGACAGGGCCGGTACGGATTCCGACGCCTGCGACGAGGCGGCCGGCGACCGGGCCGATGCCGGCGGCGACCGGGCCGACGCCGGGGCCGGGACCGGGGCCGGGGCCGACGATCTCGCCATGGCCGTCATCCTTCGCCGGCCGGTAGCCGATGTCGATGCCGGCGGGGCCGACCGGCCACCCGGTCGGCGGGGCCCGCCACAGCCGCCAGCTGGTCTTCGTGCGATCGGTGGTCCCCGCCTGGCCTCGCCCGGGGGACAGGGGGCGGGCCCTCCGGCCGACGGCTGGCGCCGGGCCCGCCATTCGCTGGCCCGGAGGGTGCTCGACGACCCCGCCGTCCACCTCGACGAGCTCGACGACGAGGAGCGGGCCTACCTGGCGACGTCGTCCGGGCGGCGGTGGTTGAGGGACCGGGTGGCCCAGGCCGGGTTCGTCCTCGAAGAGCGGGCCGAGGGCCTCCTGGCCGTGGACACCGAGGCGGTGGCCACCGACGTGCGGTTCCCGGCGCCGTCGAGCACGGCCAAGCAGGCCGCCCTCCTGCTCGTCGACGAGCTCGTCCCCGGTTTCGCCGGTGCCCGTTCGCCGAGGCCCCGCACCCACAGCCAATTGGGCGCCGCCCTGGGCCGCATGCTGGCCGCCCACCCGCAGTGGGCACGCGAGTACCAGGGGGCAGACGGGCCGGACCGGTTGGCCGCGGCCGCCGTCGAAGTGCTGGCCGCCATGCGGCTGGTGGAGGTGGCCGACCACGAGGTCAGGCCCCGTCCGGCCTTGGCCCGTTACGGAGTGGCCCGGCCCGAGGGGGCCCTGTTATGAGCGAGCGCGCCTCAACAGGTCGCTGGCAGCCCCAGCGGGCCGGCCTCGTCAACGTGTGGCGCTACGCCGACGAGGTGCTCACCTTCCACCGTGGCCGCCTCCTTCTGCGGGGGGCCAACGGGTCGGGTAAGTCCATGGCCCTCGAGCTCCTGTTCCCCTTCCTGCTCGACGCCAACGCTCAGCCGGGCCGGCTCTCGTCGGCCGGTAAGGCCCGGGGCGGGCTCTACGAGCGGCTCACCACCGGCCTGGGCGGAGGTGACCGGGTGGGCTTCCTGTGGGCCGAGTTCGCCCGGCCCCCCACCGGGGACGGCACCGGCGACGGCGGCACGTTCACGATCGGGGTTCGGTTGCGGGCGTCGGCCCAGACCCACAAGGTCGACTACGGCTGGTTCACCACCACGATGGTGGTGGGCCGGGACCTGAGGTTGCTCGACGACCACCGGGTCCCGCTGTCGCGCGCCGGCCTGGAGGAAGCCCTGGCCGGGGCGGGCACGGTCCACACCAACGCCGACGACTACCGGCGGGCCGTCCGTACGCACCTGTTCCCAGGGTGCGACGAGCGCCAGTACGACGCCATCATCACCACCCTTCTCACACTGCGCCGGGAGAAGATCTCCCAGGACCTCGACCCCCAGAAGCTGTCCTCGGTCCTCACCGCCTCCCTACCTCCCCTGGACGAGCACGACGTGGCCGAGGTGGCCGAGGGTTTCCAGAAGCTCGACCGGCGCAAGGAGGACCTCGACAAGCTGGCCGCCGACCTCGAGGTCGTGAGGCGCCTGGCCCGGCGCCAGCGGGCCTATGCCCGCTCGGTGCTCTGGGGCTTGGCCGCCGAGGTCCGCGGTGCCACCAACCGGCGCGACGACGTCACCCGCCGGGCGCGCACAGCCGCCACCCGCCTGGCCTCGGCCCGCGACGAGTCGGCCACCGTGGAGGCGGCCGAGGCCGCGGCCCGGTCCGGGGCCGCCGACCTGCGGGCTCAGGCCGACACCCTGCGCAACCTCGACGCTTACCGGGCCGGCGGCCGTATCGAAGCCCTGAGGTCCGAGGCCGAGCGGGCGGCCGAACGTGCCCGCCGGGAGGAGGCTGTGCAGGCTGCCCGCGGGGCCGAGGCCGAGCGCCGGGCCGCCGCGGCCGACGACTGCCGAGGCCAGGTGGCCGACGCCCGGGCGGCCGCCCGCCGGGCCACGGCCGACCTCAGTTCCGCGGCCGACGAGGCCGACGCGCTGGCCGCGCTCAGTGAGGCCGAGGCTTCCGAGCCCGACGCCGGCGAGCGGTTGCTTCAGGCCTGGGCCGAGAGCCGCCGCCAAGCCGTGACCGAAGTCAGGCAGGCGCTCGCTCACCTGGCCCGGTGCGTGGACGCCCGCCAGCGGGCCGACGAGGTGCTGGAGGAGGAACGGGCTGTCCTAGACGGCGCCGTCGAGTCCCACCGCGGCGCATCGTCTCACCTGGCCCAGGCCGTCCAGGCCTATTCCGCCTCGGTCGACCAGTGGGCGGCGTCGGCCCCCCGGCTGGAGGCCTGGTGCCTGGGCGAGGACGGTCCGGGCCTCGCGGCCCGGCTCCCGTCTCCCCCTGACGACCCCGCGGCGGTGGACGAGGTGGTGGAGGCCCTGGCGGTGGCGGCCCGTTCCGCGGGGGCGGTGGCCTCCGACCGGCTGAGGTCTGCCCTGGCGGCCAACGCCTCCGCCCGCACGGCGGTCGAGGTCGAGCGCGAGGAGGTGGCGGGCGGCCGGTTGCGCCACCCGTTGCCGCCTCCGTGGCGTTCGCCCCGGCCCGAGGGCTCCGAGGGCCGTGATGGCGCCGCCTTGTGGCAGTTGGTCGACGTGGCCCCCGGGGTCGAGGCCGACGTCCTCGATGGCGTCGAGGCCGCCTTGGTGGCCAGCGGCCTGCTCGACGCCTGGGTGTCGCCCGGGGGCGAGATCTCCCTGCCCGCCGACGAGCGCCACGACGTGGTGCTGGGACTGGTCCCGGCTGGTCATGGGGGCGGCTCCCTGGCCGACGTGCTCGTCCCGGCCGACGGCCCCCGCCCCGCCGTGGCCGCGGAGGTCGTGGCCGCCCTGCTCCGCTCCATCGCGCTGGTGCCGACCGTCGACGCCGAGATGGCCGCCGGCCAGGGGTCGGCGGCGGCCGTCGGGCGGGACGGCACGTTCTGCCTGGGCCCCACCGTGGGCCGGGGACCGTCGGGGCCGGCCCAGTTCGTAGGGGCGGTGGCCCAGGAGCACCGCCGGCTCAGGCGCCTGGCCGAGCTCGACGACCAGCTCGCAGTGCTCGACCGGGAGCGGTCCGACCTGGACAAGCGGCTGGCTTCCGAGCGGGCCGCGCTGGCCGCCCTCGAAACCGAGGTCGCGGCCCGGCCCTCGGGGGAGGCGATCGCGGCCGCCGAGCGCCATCTGGAGATCGCCGAGGCCCGGGTGGCCGATGCCCGGGCCCGCACCGAACGCGCCCAGGCGGCGCGCGCTCGGGCCGAGGAGGAGGCCAAGGCGGCCCAGCGTGACCTGATGCAACGAGCGTCGGCTCACGGTGTCCCGGCCGACCCCCCCGGGCTCGAGGCCCACGACGCCCGGGTGCGGGCCGTGGAGCGGCTGGCGGTGGCCTGGTCGCGCCGGCGGCGGGAGGAGGCGGCGGCCACGCTCGGCCTGGCACGGGCTGTCGACGAGTCCGGGCGGGCGGCCGCTGCTCTGGGAGAGGCCGTTCGCCACTACCAGTCGGCGGTCGACGACCATCGCCAGCTCGTGGCCCGGCTGGAGGCCCTCGACGCCAGCGCCGGAGCCGAGTACCGGGCCGTCCTCCAGCAGGTGCAGCAGGCCGAGGCCGAGGCGGCCCGGCTGGGGTCCGAGCGCGACGCGGCGGCCCGCAGGCTCCGGGAGCTGGCCGGCGAGACGGGCCGGCTCGAAGCCGAGCTGGCGGCCGTCGAAGCCGAGCGGGGCCGGGCCGAGGCCGAGCGCGACGCGGCTGCCGCCGGGCTGGTGGCGGCCGTGTCCGACGGGATGGCGGCCGACGCCGGTGTCGACGTGCCCGACGACCCGGCCGGGGCGGGGGTCACGGCCGTGCTCGAAGCGGCCCGGGCCGTGCTGTCGACCGTGGGTGAGAACGAGGGCTCCGACCGTGAGCGCCAGGCCCGCGACCGGCGGTTGCAGGAGTCGGTCTACGAGGCCCGCCAATCGCTGCGGGGAGGTGTCGACGTGCTCCTCGACCAGTCCCCGGGCGGCTGGTGGGCCCTGCGGGCCGTGGCCGGGGGGTTGCGCCACCGCGCCCACGAACTGGCGGCGTCGCTGGCGGGGGAGGTGGCGGCCGCCAACGACGAGCTGCGCGAAGAGGAGCACCGCCTCTTCGACGAGACCCTCACCGGGAGCGTGCGCCGGTCGGTGGCCGAGCGCATCCGCCGGTCCAACGAGCTGGTCGACGGCATCAACGTCGAGTTGGCCAAGGTCCGTACCACCACCGCGGGCGTCGGCGTCCGCCTGCGCTGGGAGGTCGAGCCCGACCAGCCCGAGGTGGTCAAGGGGGCCAGGCGGCTACTGCTGAAGGACCCGGCCGACCTGTCCGACACCGAGCGGGCGTCGCTCTACGAGTTCTTCCGGGCCCGCCTCGACGACGCCCGCCAGGCCCTCGACGGCACCGCTGGGTGGGACGAGCGCCTGCGCGACGCCCTCGACTACCGGCGCTGGCACCGGTTCGCCCTGGAGGTCGCCCACCGCGATTGGGACGGTTTCGTCCCCGCCACGACCCACCGCCTGGCCCGCCTGTCCACCGGGGAGCGGTCGGTGACCCTCCACCTCCCGATGCTGGCATCCGTGGCCGCCCACTACGACGGGCTGGCGGTGGGCGACGGGCCCTCGCCGTGCCCTCGCCTGATCCTTCTCGACGAGCTTTTCGCCGGGGTTGACGTCGTCAACCGCGGTCAGCTCTTCGGCCTCTTCGTGGCCTGGGACCTCGATGCGGTGGTGACCAGCGACCACGAGTGGTGCGCCTACCAGTCCCTCGACGGCATCGCCATCCACCACCTGCACGCCACCGAACCGGGCCAGCCCGTGACCACGTCGAGGTTCGTTTGGGACGGCCGGGAGAACCGGGCGTCGCCCCTGGCGGTGGTCGGTGGCTGAGGGCGCCGGGCTCGTCGAACGGGTGGGCGGCCGCCACCTGGCGCCGTTGTGGGACGAGCTGGCTCGGCGCATGGGGGCGTCGTCGCGGCCGGTGACGAGCGTGACCCTGCGGGGCCTCGGCGCCGACGAACGGGCCGCGCTGGCCGACCTGCTGGGCCGCGACCGCCTGGTGGCGGCCACGTGCCGGGTGCGGGTGGAAGAAGTGGCCGTCGCCCTGGGCGTCGACGGGCCCGACGGGGTGGCCCGGGTGGTGGCCGGGCTCCGGGGCCCGATCGGCGACCGGGCGGCCGCTCGCCAGGCGGAGAGGGCCGAGCGCGACGCCCTGTGGCATTGGCTCGAGCGGGCGGCCGCCGACCTGGGCGCGCCAGCGTGGGCCGCGGCAGTCAGGGCCGCGGGAGTGCCTGGGGGCGACGTTGCACCCCACCGCGCCCGGCTGGAGGGGGCCGTCAGGGTGGTGCGGGCCATCGCCGATCGTGGCCAGCCCGCAGCCCTGGCCACGATGGCGGCCGCCGAGCTGGGCGACCCCCACGCCCTCGACCCCGGCACGGCCATGGCCCCCCTGGTGCTCGGCCTGCTCGCCGGCCGGCTCGGCCTGGCCGTGCCGAAGTCGGCCGAGGAGGCCCGCACCGTGTGGTCGGCGGCCGGGGTGGTGACCGACGAGCTGTCGCCCAAGGTGGTTGTCCTGGGCCTGCGGTCGGGGGCCGGCTCACCGCTGGCCGCCGTGCTCGGGCCGCTGGCCGACGCCCACGAACCGGCGGCCGTGACCCTGT
The sequence above is a segment of the Actinomycetota bacterium genome. Coding sequences within it:
- a CDS encoding antitoxin; the protein is MRTTLQIDDDVLLAVKERARREHRTIGEVVSDLARQALTGSPAARTGAEDASFLGFEPLPRRGEAVSNALIDRLREELVEG
- a CDS encoding DUF2398 family protein, whose amino-acid sequence is MPDTWLRPGAPASEALAAERSLAVRYLLARPYLVAEADAEAFALVARHRGWLVEWFEDTCGWGLTVDVPGRTARLAKRSVRPDPTRPVRRHRGANTAFDRRRYELLARLCAHLVNHRTTTIGLLAQNLEVEGAGAFQSGLQRERSAFVDALRLLASLGVVSFEGGDVEGYVADRRGNALVLVDAARLHQLLVPPTPVSRACGTTTAAVSAALRAEPRYGPTGQGTDPDLAADSYGGEPDDLAYAGGPIGPVADIDADTGGPDAGTGAGTDADAGGHGADRAGTDSDACDEAAGDRADAGGDRADAGAGTGAGADDLAMAVILRRPVADVDAGGADRPPGRRGPPQPPAGLRAIGGPRLASPGGQGAGPPADGWRRARHSLARRVLDDPAVHLDELDDEERAYLATSSGRRWLRDRVAQAGFVLEERAEGLLAVDTEAVATDVRFPAPSSTAKQAALLLVDELVPGFAGARSPRPRTHSQLGAALGRMLAAHPQWAREYQGADGPDRLAAAAVEVLAAMRLVEVADHEVRPRPALARYGVARPEGALL
- a CDS encoding HAD family hydrolase — translated: MGTQPVEAVIFDWGGTLSEFVTVELVDAWRLAARHLSPGRDHEDEICARLVAVEADFWASTAGDQRSGTLADLVAAATAALGMDVGEALLEEAAVRHLDAWTPHIRHDPDAAPALSALRAEGVRIGLLSNTHWPRSFHERFLERDGLASLIDARLYTSELPFQKPHPTAFAAALDAVGVSDPARAVFVGDRPWDDITGAQGAGLRAVLRPNPAIADATPVVPDAVIASLPDLVPLIRTWSGRD
- a CDS encoding plastocyanin/azurin family copper-binding protein; translated protein: MISRRATHVASVLAVALLLAGCAGAGAGEADGPATGGGPDVRTVVLDMRWSRFSQTELKVRAGETIRFVVRNHDPIPHELIVGDQAVHDYHEQGTELHHRGRPGEVSVAAGATAETRYTFIQPGTLLFGCHLPGHWAYGMQGVIRVV
- a CDS encoding DUF2330 domain-containing protein, with amino-acid sequence MRRLTVGLTVGALAVGLSAGPALACGGLIGRNGSVNLVRTTTLAAYHDGVEHYVTSFEFAGAGGEFGSIIPLPDVPSDVQRGGDWTLQRLVREVRPPLAPVALARATAAESADRAEVLLETRIDALDLTVLRGGAQAVGRWATDHGFLLTPDAPEVLEFYAQRSPIFLAARFDADAARQRGVALGDGTPVHLTIPTDNPWVPLRILALGRQPAERVDADVFLLTPNRPVLLPGNDAPGMTLERQERASAGLLADLRSDKGMEWVPESAWLTYLRVQAAPAELTYDLAVDASGAGQPSRTAAGLDLPAGAAFEAGGDGGGGLPWLLLAGGGLALLVLLAAVAWVATGNRPGGSPSPGPGAVAR
- a CDS encoding TA system VapC family ribonuclease toxin encodes the protein MRALLDVNVLIALLDRDHVDHGRARAWLEAEIETGWASCPITENGLVRILSQPNYPGPTTPAEAVRMLARATAQPHHRFWACDLSVLDEAVVDRTRLHGPRQVTDAYLLALATSRQGRFVTFDRSVPVSAVKGATEANLVVV
- a CDS encoding TIGR02677 family protein, with amino-acid sequence MSSGARLWRRFPADLFRFTTTDLRDLHVALMAVFDESAVVSPALRVDDVRRGLQAAGWDEPVDDERLDHALRSLVGWGLLEVTQDHGARYATPEEFERRNLQWSLTPHGQAAIGGVQHAADELRRAVSLQPAVLDAIADGLGDLHRLMSSDPPGPAAQVNTTLSAVESHLESLVSSVRQFNTHLQRLLREDATEDEVFLDVKRRTITYLEDYIAGVERPARRVAVAIGRAQAEVGVSALHDRALLGANLAPLAGGDPAPAWLEERARRWDALVAWFAPARGEPRIALLVGVGRQAILQLLRVLERRFESRRRSSSIAQDFRTLARWFAGAVTDDEAHELFDAAFGMWPARHAHLVLDDEEARAPATSWLEAPPVPVAPALRTSTSLVNRGQAKPVPDAAAVRARRQREQAEALADHQSVRAALATGGAVNLARFGRLAPEAFAELLVLLSDALSAVPAADGSRRAMSADGGVEIVLTEPRPGAAPARLATATGVLTAPDFAVTVTLLGAWAGERERQVARA